A single window of Chloracidobacterium thermophilum B DNA harbors:
- a CDS encoding N-acetylmuramoyl-L-alanine amidase — MKRSLRLCYSLILSALLILLAPLREHQAHPQGMPTISAADELMHRAALLAQSLYGRPPAAREESEYLALVNVYTRAIALDTNAAAGDAALVARAELFREMAQLFNKPRYLYAALDSYDAVLRRYPDGPFIVRALVGVARIHERDLKTPEAAMQAYGEIIRRFPQSVSAREALACVARLQSTAGQRTPRDVAEAYSEDDAAGVTTISQVRHFSGPDYARVILDLSIGTAYERRVEGTSLVIRLPSARLSPLVTPVQSLAPASGMLRQVRLTSREGGVEVRIECTRLRDFAIFALDNPARLVADVRGAQPIAEEPTLLAESPVPSAGAVPGSLVRALGLKVKRIIIDPGHGGSDTGAIGRDGIYEKDVALDIALRLRAAIQRELKDVEVLLTRDTDRYVPLEERTAMANARQADLFISIHLNSSPTPLASGVETYFLSLDATKEELEVATRENATTSRSAGELQGLLQRIITDTRVAESRTFAQSIQSSLVAGLGRISPTAGFNRGVKKAPFVVLLGANMPSVLTEVSFLSHPKDGEALRTIEFRQSIAESLCDGIKRYIETLKRPGMVAAE, encoded by the coding sequence GTGAAACGTTCGCTCAGGCTATGTTACTCGCTCATTCTCAGCGCCCTGCTTATTCTGCTGGCTCCACTGCGTGAACATCAGGCCCATCCCCAGGGGATGCCGACCATTTCGGCTGCAGATGAACTGATGCACCGGGCGGCGCTGCTGGCCCAGTCGTTGTATGGACGCCCTCCGGCAGCGCGTGAGGAAAGTGAATATCTGGCCCTGGTGAATGTGTACACCCGCGCCATCGCGCTGGATACCAATGCGGCGGCCGGGGATGCAGCGCTCGTGGCCCGGGCGGAGCTGTTCCGCGAAATGGCGCAGTTGTTCAACAAACCGCGCTATCTCTATGCCGCACTGGACAGCTATGACGCTGTGCTGCGCCGCTATCCCGATGGGCCGTTCATTGTCCGCGCCCTGGTCGGGGTGGCGCGGATTCACGAGCGCGATCTGAAAACGCCCGAAGCGGCGATGCAGGCCTACGGCGAAATCATCCGCCGCTTTCCACAGTCGGTCAGCGCCCGCGAGGCTCTGGCCTGTGTGGCGCGGCTTCAGTCCACGGCCGGACAGCGGACGCCCCGCGATGTCGCCGAAGCCTATTCCGAAGATGATGCCGCCGGAGTGACGACCATCAGCCAGGTGCGTCATTTTTCGGGGCCGGACTACGCGCGGGTCATCCTCGACCTGAGCATTGGCACAGCTTACGAGCGGCGGGTTGAAGGGACATCGCTGGTGATTCGACTGCCGTCGGCCCGGCTGTCACCGCTGGTGACGCCGGTGCAGAGCTTGGCTCCGGCCAGCGGGATGCTGCGGCAGGTCCGGCTCACCAGCCGGGAGGGTGGTGTTGAAGTGCGCATCGAGTGCACGCGCCTGCGCGACTTTGCCATCTTTGCCCTCGACAACCCGGCCCGGCTCGTGGCCGATGTGCGCGGCGCGCAACCGATTGCCGAGGAACCAACGCTGCTGGCGGAGTCGCCTGTCCCTTCGGCGGGGGCCGTGCCGGGGTCGCTTGTCCGCGCCTTGGGTCTCAAGGTCAAGCGCATCATCATCGATCCGGGGCACGGCGGCTCGGACACGGGTGCGATTGGCCGGGATGGTATCTACGAAAAGGATGTCGCCCTCGACATTGCCCTGCGCCTGCGTGCGGCCATTCAGCGGGAACTCAAGGATGTCGAAGTCCTGTTGACGCGCGATACCGACCGGTATGTGCCGCTGGAAGAACGGACGGCGATGGCCAATGCCCGGCAGGCGGACCTGTTTATTTCGATTCATCTCAACTCCAGCCCGACGCCGTTGGCCAGCGGTGTGGAGACCTACTTCCTGAGTCTGGATGCCACGAAGGAGGAACTTGAGGTCGCCACCCGCGAAAATGCGACGACCTCGCGCAGCGCCGGTGAGTTGCAGGGGCTGCTTCAACGCATCATCACAGACACGCGGGTGGCGGAGTCGCGTACCTTTGCCCAGAGCATTCAGAGCAGTCTGGTGGCGGGTCTGGGTCGTATCAGCCCGACAGCCGGCTTCAATCGCGGCGTCAAAAAGGCACCGTTCGTCGTGCTGCTGGGGGCCAACATGCCGAGTGTGTTGACGGAAGTTTCCTTCCTGAGCCATCCCAAGGACGGCGAGGCGCTGCGCACAATTGAGTTTCGGCAGAGCATTGCCGAGTCGCTGTGTGACGGCATCAAGCGGTACATCGAAACCCTGAAACGTCCAGGCATGGTTGCGGCCGAGTAA
- a CDS encoding DNA adenine methylase — translation MAKRNGTPFPAIRRNRKRHIAFGWYGGKYSHLDWLLPLLPHCHHYCEPFGGSAAVLLNREPSPVETYNDVDGEVVNFFRVLRDELESLVRAIGLTPFSREEFAVACEIDPSLDPVERARRFYVRARQVRTGLAQSATVGRWANCKNTSRAGMAGAVSRWLGAVESLPDIALRLLQVQIENRPAIDIIRMYDSPETLFYCDPPYVHETRGDNNAYAYEMTDEEHRELASVLNSVQGLVAVSGYECKLMNDLYPSPKWRKNVAPAKTIHSTKDERTEILWTNYDPKSIRYRGLF, via the coding sequence TTGGCGAAAAGAAACGGTACGCCCTTTCCAGCAATCAGGCGAAACAGAAAACGTCACATAGCCTTTGGCTGGTACGGTGGAAAGTATTCACATCTCGACTGGCTTCTGCCTTTGTTGCCTCATTGTCACCATTACTGTGAACCGTTTGGTGGCTCAGCCGCCGTCTTATTGAATCGGGAGCCATCGCCTGTGGAGACGTACAATGATGTTGATGGTGAAGTTGTCAACTTCTTCCGGGTTCTTCGGGACGAACTGGAATCTCTGGTAAGGGCCATTGGTTTGACTCCTTTTTCACGTGAAGAATTTGCAGTTGCCTGTGAGATTGATCCCAGTCTGGACCCTGTTGAGCGGGCGCGAAGATTCTATGTCCGCGCCCGTCAGGTACGTACCGGATTAGCACAATCGGCAACCGTCGGACGGTGGGCCAACTGCAAAAATACAAGCCGGGCCGGCATGGCCGGAGCTGTCTCCCGCTGGCTTGGAGCCGTTGAGAGCCTCCCAGACATAGCCTTGCGTTTATTGCAGGTTCAGATTGAGAACCGACCAGCCATTGACATCATCCGCATGTATGACTCCCCTGAGACACTGTTTTACTGCGATCCGCCGTATGTTCACGAGACAAGAGGCGACAATAATGCCTATGCCTATGAAATGACCGATGAAGAACACCGGGAACTGGCAAGTGTACTGAACTCTGTCCAAGGGCTTGTGGCAGTTTCAGGCTACGAATGTAAGTTGATGAATGATTTATATCCCTCTCCAAAGTGGCGCAAAAATGTTGCTCCAGCAAAAACAATACACTCAACAAAAGATGAAAGAACTGAAATTCTGTGGACGAATTACGATCCCAAGTCTATAAGATACAGAGGGTTATTTTAG
- the mutL gene encoding DNA mismatch repair endonuclease MutL: MSKIRILPDVVANRIAAGEVVERPASIVKECLENALDAQAHQIDLAVERGGKESIRIRDDGEGMTQDDAILAFERHATSKIRTAEELMAIQTFGFRGEALAAIGSVARVTLTTKLHGATSGTEVCLEGGKLRHVREVAAPGGTEILVRDLFFNLPARRKFLKTEATEAFHITNLVTHYALAHPQCGFTLQHNGRQVLAVTATTDLRARAYQLFGANMLDSLAPVEFAQGGIAVGGFVSRPHVQRTSRDGQYLFVNRRFVRDKLIGRALSDAYRNILPPGVFPAAMLFVEVPPDMVDVNVHPQKTEVRFRTPQHVLESIVTAVQQALGRSPQFAPFPTTAATPPAHPPISPAATSPSTETRRPSAPAVQAALQALAPPPPVTVPASPGRNERQPPPFFTATPHPDAGSGSATPSAATLPTPEPLDEATARLHSILGGRPRTRCAGTVRQAHPTRPTAELHPPDGRRTDVRILGQIHDSYIVAADADGLLLIDQHVAHERILFEQRVRALLARDVLVQMLLTPLVVDLSPAQATVFDALESELEAAGFRTTRLAGRTVAVQGVPADLSAEDAKTLLTELLDALVSEQQTVSREHFLRELAASLACRAAIKVNMNLTPEKMTWLVDELFQCEQPTNCPHGRPIILRFDMSLIERGFKRS; the protein is encoded by the coding sequence ATGTCCAAGATTCGCATTCTGCCGGATGTCGTCGCCAACCGGATTGCCGCCGGGGAAGTCGTCGAGCGTCCGGCTTCAATTGTCAAGGAGTGCCTCGAAAATGCCCTTGATGCCCAGGCCCACCAGATTGACCTTGCCGTTGAACGTGGCGGCAAGGAGAGCATTCGGATTCGGGACGACGGCGAAGGGATGACGCAGGACGACGCCATCCTGGCCTTTGAACGTCACGCCACGAGCAAAATCCGCACGGCCGAAGAACTCATGGCGATTCAAACCTTCGGTTTCCGGGGTGAAGCCCTGGCGGCCATCGGCTCGGTGGCGCGCGTCACGCTCACGACAAAACTGCACGGCGCAACCTCCGGCACGGAAGTCTGTCTCGAAGGCGGGAAGCTGCGGCACGTCCGCGAAGTCGCTGCACCCGGCGGCACGGAAATCCTTGTGCGCGACCTGTTTTTCAACCTCCCGGCCCGGCGCAAGTTTCTCAAAACCGAAGCGACGGAAGCCTTCCACATCACGAATCTCGTCACCCACTATGCGCTGGCGCATCCGCAGTGCGGCTTCACCCTGCAACACAACGGACGGCAGGTGCTGGCCGTGACGGCCACAACCGATCTGCGCGCCCGCGCCTACCAGCTTTTCGGCGCGAACATGCTCGACAGTCTGGCGCCTGTCGAATTCGCCCAAGGCGGGATTGCCGTCGGGGGTTTTGTCTCGCGTCCCCACGTCCAGCGGACGAGCCGGGACGGACAGTACCTTTTCGTCAACCGCCGTTTCGTACGGGACAAGCTCATCGGTCGGGCGCTGTCGGATGCCTACCGTAACATCCTGCCGCCGGGTGTGTTTCCGGCCGCAATGCTGTTTGTGGAAGTGCCGCCCGACATGGTGGATGTCAACGTCCATCCCCAAAAGACCGAAGTGCGCTTCCGCACACCGCAACATGTGCTGGAGAGCATCGTCACGGCCGTACAGCAGGCGCTTGGACGGTCGCCCCAGTTCGCGCCTTTCCCCACGACGGCGGCGACGCCTCCGGCGCACCCGCCCATCTCCCCTGCCGCCACCTCACCCTCCACGGAGACACGCAGGCCGTCGGCGCCAGCGGTTCAGGCGGCGCTTCAGGCCTTGGCGCCACCGCCACCTGTGACCGTTCCGGCAAGTCCGGGCCGGAATGAGCGCCAACCGCCGCCCTTTTTCACGGCGACACCCCATCCCGACGCAGGTTCCGGTTCCGCAACGCCTTCCGCAGCCACACTGCCGACGCCGGAGCCACTGGATGAAGCCACCGCCCGCCTGCACAGCATTCTGGGCGGCCGTCCCCGGACGCGCTGCGCTGGCACAGTCCGGCAGGCGCACCCGACCCGGCCCACGGCTGAACTGCATCCACCGGACGGACGGCGGACGGATGTGCGCATCCTGGGACAGATTCACGACAGTTACATTGTGGCGGCCGACGCCGATGGACTGCTGCTTATTGACCAGCACGTAGCCCACGAGCGGATTTTGTTCGAGCAGCGGGTACGCGCCCTGCTGGCACGCGACGTACTGGTGCAAATGCTGCTGACGCCACTGGTTGTGGATTTGTCACCGGCCCAGGCGACGGTGTTTGACGCGCTGGAAAGTGAGCTGGAAGCTGCCGGATTTCGGACCACCCGCCTGGCCGGGCGCACGGTGGCGGTGCAGGGCGTACCGGCCGACCTGAGTGCAGAGGACGCCAAAACCCTGCTGACCGAGTTGCTGGACGCTCTGGTGTCCGAGCAGCAGACCGTTTCCCGCGAGCATTTCCTGCGCGAACTGGCAGCCAGTCTGGCCTGCCGGGCGGCCATCAAGGTCAACATGAACCTGACGCCGGAAAAGATGACATGGCTTGTGGATGAACTGTTCCAGTGCGAGCAGCCGACCAACTGCCCGCATGGTCGGCCGATCATTCTGCGGTTTGACATGTCACTGATTGAACGTGGCTTCAAGCGGTCGTAA
- the priA gene encoding primosomal protein N', with translation MPETFPAPPELYAEVAVPAAVTQTYTYRIPAAYHAMAGPGCRVVVPFGRQTLIGYVVAIHEQLPAALAAKPAGQPSAVKDIADWIDETPVINDEILKLTQWVADYYYAPWGETLKVALPPGLDVRLEDWIELTEDGRRAVQAGSVSPRTRNGRLLAWLVEVGGAVRLDDLPPDRFGKNPRQVARELEHLGLVSLTTRTGEATVRLKRRLVVRRIERPADQPERPLSPAQARVLAYLDETPTALVSELVAEAEVSPAVLRQMAKKGLVEIVPETIRRNPLAHLAPLPAEPAPELTPEQRQACEAVLAAHDSGRFRTFLLHGVTGSGKTEVYLAAISAVLQRGGSALMLVPEIGLTPLLARRLIQRFGSLVALLHSSLSPGERVDEWERIRSGDARVVIGTRSAVFAPLVNLRLIVVDEEHDTSYKQSESVPHYHGRDIAILRASRLNCPVILGSATPAIETFQHTVVGKYTRLELPQRIGNRSLPEVTLVDMREVFKRHREPRFISDELQTAIAETCSQGEQVMVLLNRRGFASCWLCRACGFVMGCPYCSVTLTYHRTDHYLACHYCGYTTPPPGRCPECQGEGIAYVGEGTEQLEARLRELFPTLAIARLDRDTTRRRGAFERIFNDFASGSLNILVGTQMIAKGHDFPNVTLVGVVSVDAGLMMPDFRAPERTFQLIAQVAGRAGRGDRPGRVIVQTYRPEHYALATGCQQDYRAFFEQELIQRQAAYYPPFCVLATVIIRHERELEGQALGEKVAELLRAAIPQAASADAPLRVLGPAPAPLARLRGEYRFQILLKGRQRMQIRHALGHMLPALTDTERRHVFIEIDPIDLM, from the coding sequence ATGCCGGAAACGTTCCCTGCTCCCCCTGAACTCTACGCCGAAGTGGCAGTACCGGCGGCCGTGACCCAAACCTACACCTACCGCATCCCGGCGGCGTACCACGCCATGGCCGGGCCGGGCTGCCGGGTTGTCGTTCCCTTTGGACGCCAGACCCTGATCGGGTATGTCGTCGCCATCCACGAGCAACTCCCGGCGGCGCTGGCGGCCAAACCGGCGGGGCAGCCCTCCGCCGTCAAGGACATTGCCGACTGGATTGACGAAACACCGGTCATCAACGATGAGATTCTGAAGCTCACCCAGTGGGTCGCCGACTACTACTACGCGCCGTGGGGCGAGACCCTCAAGGTGGCCCTGCCGCCCGGTCTCGATGTCCGCCTCGAAGACTGGATTGAACTCACCGAAGACGGACGCCGGGCCGTGCAGGCCGGTTCCGTTTCGCCCCGCACCCGGAATGGACGCCTGCTGGCGTGGCTGGTGGAAGTCGGTGGGGCGGTTCGGCTCGATGATCTGCCTCCTGACCGCTTTGGGAAAAACCCACGGCAGGTTGCGCGTGAACTGGAACACCTGGGACTGGTCAGCCTCACAACCCGCACCGGCGAAGCGACGGTCCGACTCAAACGGCGGCTGGTCGTGCGACGGATAGAACGCCCTGCCGACCAACCGGAACGCCCACTGTCGCCGGCACAGGCGCGCGTTCTGGCGTACCTAGACGAAACGCCGACGGCGCTGGTGTCCGAGCTGGTCGCTGAGGCCGAGGTCAGCCCGGCGGTACTCCGTCAGATGGCCAAAAAAGGGCTGGTCGAAATCGTCCCGGAGACCATTCGGCGCAACCCGCTGGCCCATCTGGCGCCCCTGCCGGCGGAACCGGCCCCCGAACTCACGCCGGAACAGCGCCAGGCCTGCGAGGCGGTTCTGGCCGCCCACGACAGCGGACGCTTCCGCACCTTTCTGCTCCACGGCGTCACGGGTTCCGGCAAAACGGAAGTCTATCTGGCCGCCATCAGCGCCGTCCTGCAACGTGGCGGCTCGGCACTGATGCTCGTGCCGGAAATTGGGCTGACCCCACTGCTGGCGCGCCGGCTCATCCAGCGTTTCGGCTCGCTGGTGGCGCTGCTCCATTCCTCGCTGTCGCCGGGCGAACGGGTGGACGAGTGGGAGCGCATCCGGTCAGGCGACGCCCGGGTGGTCATCGGCACCCGCTCGGCCGTCTTTGCCCCACTGGTCAACCTGCGCCTCATCGTCGTGGACGAAGAACACGACACGTCCTACAAGCAGTCCGAGAGCGTGCCGCACTACCACGGACGCGACATCGCCATCCTGCGCGCCAGCCGGCTCAACTGTCCGGTCATTCTGGGCAGCGCCACGCCGGCCATCGAGACGTTCCAGCATACCGTGGTCGGGAAGTACACCCGGCTGGAACTGCCGCAGCGCATCGGCAACCGGAGCCTGCCGGAAGTGACCCTGGTGGACATGCGGGAAGTCTTCAAGCGCCACCGGGAGCCGCGCTTCATCTCGGATGAACTCCAGACAGCTATTGCCGAAACCTGTAGCCAGGGCGAACAGGTCATGGTGCTGCTGAACCGGCGCGGTTTCGCCAGTTGCTGGCTGTGCCGGGCGTGTGGCTTTGTCATGGGGTGTCCTTACTGCTCGGTCACACTGACCTACCACCGCACCGACCATTACCTGGCCTGCCACTACTGTGGCTACACGACGCCACCGCCCGGCCGCTGCCCGGAGTGCCAGGGCGAAGGCATTGCTTACGTCGGCGAAGGAACGGAGCAGCTCGAAGCCCGCCTGCGCGAGCTGTTTCCCACGCTTGCCATTGCGCGCCTTGACCGCGATACGACGCGGCGACGCGGCGCTTTTGAGCGTATCTTCAACGACTTCGCCTCCGGCAGCCTCAACATTCTCGTTGGGACACAGATGATTGCCAAAGGGCATGATTTTCCCAATGTCACGCTGGTCGGCGTCGTCTCGGTGGACGCCGGACTGATGATGCCAGACTTCCGCGCCCCGGAACGCACCTTTCAACTCATCGCCCAGGTTGCCGGCCGCGCCGGCCGCGGCGACCGCCCCGGCCGGGTCATCGTGCAAACCTACCGCCCCGAACATTACGCCCTGGCAACCGGCTGTCAGCAGGACTACCGGGCGTTTTTTGAACAGGAACTCATCCAGCGCCAGGCGGCGTACTACCCGCCCTTCTGTGTCCTGGCTACGGTCATCATCCGTCACGAACGGGAACTCGAAGGTCAGGCGCTGGGAGAAAAAGTGGCCGAACTGCTGCGCGCAGCCATTCCGCAGGCGGCTTCAGCGGATGCTCCGCTGCGCGTTCTGGGGCCGGCCCCGGCACCCCTCGCCCGGCTGCGCGGCGAGTACCGGTTTCAAATCCTGCTCAAAGGCCGCCAGCGCATGCAGATACGTCACGCGCTGGGGCACATGCTGCCGGCGCTGACCGATACGGAGCGCCGCCACGTCTTCATCGAAATTGACCCGATTGACCTGATGTGA
- a CDS encoding IS607 family transposase, whose product MTRYVKPREAADYFGVCLHTLRRWEQKGWINATRTPSGRARRYDLDSYIKTPRKVKRVVLYARVSSRGQKPDLERQIARLVNLYPGAEVVGEVGGGLNFKRPKFLALLERVRAGDVGTIVVAHRDRLCRFGFEFVEWYCHQYGCEVLVLDDDHLSPQQELVEDILTILHCFSSRLYGLGKYRTAIEKDTDLSRTSAG is encoded by the coding sequence ATGACTAGGTATGTAAAACCGAGAGAAGCGGCGGATTATTTTGGGGTGTGTCTCCACACTTTGAGGCGGTGGGAACAGAAAGGTTGGATCAATGCAACACGTACACCATCTGGTAGGGCGAGAAGGTATGACCTCGACAGCTACATCAAAACGCCAAGAAAAGTCAAACGAGTCGTTTTGTACGCCCGAGTCAGCAGTCGAGGACAGAAACCAGACTTGGAGAGACAAATTGCAAGACTGGTTAACCTCTATCCTGGAGCCGAAGTGGTCGGAGAGGTTGGCGGCGGTCTCAACTTCAAAAGACCAAAGTTCCTTGCCTTATTGGAACGAGTCCGTGCAGGAGATGTCGGAACAATTGTGGTCGCTCACCGGGATCGACTCTGCCGGTTTGGATTTGAGTTCGTTGAGTGGTACTGCCATCAATACGGGTGCGAAGTCTTGGTTCTCGATGACGATCACCTTTCTCCCCAACAGGAACTGGTTGAGGATATCCTCACCATCCTGCACTGCTTCAGTAGTCGGCTCTACGGACTTGGGAAGTATCGGACTGCAATCGAGAAAGATACGGATTTATCCAGAACCAGCGCTGGCTAA
- a CDS encoding RNA-guided endonuclease InsQ/TnpB family protein: MGSIGLQSRKIRIYPEPALAKVWKQWQAACRYCYNQGIAYQRQYGAPKTARKLRDIILRSDLPQWVKDTPCHIKQNAVVEAWLAFRRSKDARFRSVRDRSHTLQFNAGNFRNGTWYPKITRGLTFRASEEIPGEWTRGTELMRVKDRWYAIFPEPVNEQCSLAKGGIALDPGVRSFFTGFDGTGFVDIAKGDFGRIARLCYHLDALQSRLSKVPRLKRRRMRQAAFRLREKIRDLVDECHRKVAAFLTDNYRLIFLPTFESARMVAKAGRKFGSKTARAMLTWAHYRFKQFLKFQAKKKNVVVVEVSEAYTSKTCTKCGHIHTKLGGAKVFRCPKCNHRLPRDWQGALGVMLRALRDTAILFRNGQDAIASPLSSNVQQCSA, translated from the coding sequence TTGGGAAGTATCGGACTGCAATCGAGAAAGATACGGATTTATCCAGAACCAGCGCTGGCTAAAGTTTGGAAGCAGTGGCAAGCGGCGTGCCGGTACTGCTACAACCAAGGGATTGCCTATCAGCGTCAGTATGGTGCCCCAAAAACAGCCAGAAAGCTGCGGGACATCATTCTGCGCTCCGACCTGCCCCAGTGGGTGAAGGACACCCCCTGCCATATCAAGCAGAACGCGGTCGTCGAGGCGTGGTTGGCGTTTCGCCGGAGCAAAGACGCGAGGTTTCGTAGTGTGCGGGACAGGTCGCATACACTGCAATTCAACGCCGGCAACTTTCGCAATGGGACGTGGTATCCGAAAATCACCCGAGGCTTGACGTTTCGTGCGTCCGAGGAGATACCCGGAGAATGGACACGCGGAACTGAGCTAATGCGGGTGAAAGACAGATGGTATGCCATCTTTCCTGAGCCCGTGAACGAGCAGTGTTCGTTAGCAAAGGGGGGGATTGCGCTTGACCCTGGAGTAAGAAGTTTCTTTACAGGGTTTGATGGGACAGGTTTTGTAGATATTGCCAAAGGGGACTTTGGTAGGATCGCTCGGCTGTGCTACCACCTGGACGCTCTGCAATCCAGGCTGAGCAAAGTACCGAGACTTAAGCGTAGGCGAATGCGGCAAGCGGCGTTTCGTCTGCGAGAGAAAATCAGGGACTTGGTGGACGAGTGCCATCGCAAGGTAGCGGCGTTCCTAACGGATAACTACCGATTGATATTTCTCCCCACTTTCGAGTCAGCCAGGATGGTTGCCAAGGCAGGGAGGAAGTTTGGTAGCAAGACGGCGAGGGCGATGCTCACTTGGGCGCACTATCGGTTCAAACAGTTCCTGAAGTTTCAAGCCAAAAAGAAAAACGTGGTTGTCGTGGAAGTATCGGAAGCGTACACCAGCAAAACCTGTACCAAGTGCGGGCACATCCACACTAAGTTAGGTGGTGCAAAGGTGTTTAGATGCCCCAAGTGCAACCATAGGCTACCACGAGATTGGCAAGGTGCTCTGGGTGTTATGCTCAGAGCTTTGCGGGATACCGCCATTCTGTTCAGAAATGGACAGGATGCTATCGCTTCACCGTTGAGCAGTAATGTTCAGCAGTGTTCAGCGTAA
- a CDS encoding ribonuclease J — MNAHDTTLEIIPLGGLGEFGMNCMVLRYGADIIVIDAGLMFSEVGHFGVDSMTPDFTFLERHREQVRAVLLTHSHEDHIGSLPFLLKKVNVPVYGTPYTLSIVEPRLEEHHLLATTQLHPVRAGETVEVGAFSVEYIRVSHSTVDCCALAITTPIGTVVHSGDFKFDATPVCGDAIDVERLRAVGRRGVLALLSDSTNIERPGQMPSERVVIPALEEIFDRATGRIFVSCFASSIHRIQIVFDLARQFGRQVVAVGRAMERNIEIAERTGFLDTADLLVSAKDFKHYEPGETVVLASGCQGEPMGAMWRIADRSHRQAWMEAGDTVVLSARQIPGNEKAISRLINRCYRNEVQVIDATQARIHVSGHGAQEDLRLMLEAVRPKYFIPIHGEYRQLYRHKLFACQTLGYSPDRVLLVESGDVVVLDGETARLGDKITINRVYIDDTCSLELDETLLRDRKRLAYEGVVIAGVAVEESSGMLLGPPEITTRGYLGVDGDEEEIAELRDVVLAAVEALPPAERINGGKEHFQEHLRLALKRHIMRVTGQKPTIVPLVVVV, encoded by the coding sequence ATGAATGCACACGATACCACACTGGAAATCATCCCCTTGGGCGGACTCGGCGAGTTCGGCATGAACTGCATGGTGCTGCGCTACGGCGCAGACATCATCGTGATTGACGCCGGTTTGATGTTTTCCGAAGTCGGGCACTTTGGTGTGGACTCGATGACCCCGGACTTCACCTTTCTCGAACGTCACCGGGAACAGGTGCGGGCCGTTCTGCTCACCCACAGCCACGAAGACCATATCGGCTCACTGCCGTTCCTGCTCAAAAAGGTCAATGTGCCGGTGTACGGCACGCCCTACACCCTCAGCATCGTCGAGCCGCGCCTTGAAGAACATCACCTGCTGGCCACGACCCAACTGCACCCGGTACGCGCCGGTGAGACCGTCGAGGTCGGTGCGTTTTCCGTCGAATACATCCGGGTTTCCCACTCCACGGTGGATTGCTGCGCGCTGGCCATCACCACGCCGATTGGCACGGTGGTGCACTCCGGGGACTTCAAGTTTGACGCCACGCCTGTCTGCGGCGACGCCATTGATGTCGAACGCCTGCGCGCCGTCGGACGCCGTGGTGTGCTCGCGCTGCTGTCCGACTCAACCAACATCGAGCGTCCAGGGCAGATGCCCTCCGAAAGGGTTGTTATCCCGGCGCTGGAGGAAATTTTCGACCGCGCCACCGGACGCATCTTCGTCAGTTGCTTTGCTTCAAGCATTCACCGCATTCAGATCGTCTTCGACCTCGCCCGGCAGTTCGGACGGCAGGTGGTCGCGGTCGGCCGGGCCATGGAGCGCAACATCGAGATTGCCGAACGCACCGGCTTTCTCGACACGGCCGATCTTCTGGTCAGCGCCAAGGACTTCAAGCACTATGAGCCAGGCGAAACCGTGGTGCTGGCTTCGGGCTGCCAGGGTGAACCGATGGGGGCAATGTGGCGGATTGCCGACCGCAGCCACCGGCAGGCCTGGATGGAAGCCGGCGACACAGTCGTGCTTTCGGCCCGCCAGATTCCGGGCAATGAAAAGGCCATCTCACGGCTCATCAACCGCTGCTACCGCAATGAAGTCCAGGTTATTGATGCCACCCAGGCGCGCATCCACGTGTCGGGACACGGGGCCCAGGAAGACCTGCGCCTGATGCTCGAAGCCGTGCGCCCAAAGTATTTCATTCCCATTCACGGCGAATACCGGCAACTGTACCGGCACAAGCTCTTTGCCTGTCAGACGCTGGGCTACAGCCCCGACCGCGTCCTGCTCGTCGAAAGCGGCGATGTCGTGGTGCTCGACGGCGAAACGGCCCGGCTGGGCGACAAGATTACAATCAACCGGGTGTATATTGACGACACCTGCTCGCTCGAACTTGATGAAACCCTGCTCCGCGACCGGAAGCGTCTGGCCTACGAAGGCGTCGTCATTGCCGGCGTCGCCGTGGAGGAATCCAGCGGGATGCTGCTCGGGCCGCCGGAAATCACCACACGCGGTTATCTGGGCGTGGATGGCGACGAGGAAGAAATTGCCGAACTGCGCGATGTGGTGCTGGCTGCCGTCGAAGCCCTGCCTCCAGCCGAGCGCATCAACGGCGGCAAGGAACACTTCCAGGAACACCTGCGCCTGGCGCTCAAACGCCATATCATGCGCGTCACAGGACAAAAACCGACCATTGTCCCACTGGTTGTCGTCGTGTAG